The genomic region CCTGGTGGTCAATTAATTATATTTGATGGTTATCGCAACACCAAACTCGAACAACTCCCAAAATTATTTCAAACTGCAACTCAACTCACAGAAATATCGATGGCAGTTCAGCATGGGTTTGGAGAAATTGAGGAATGGACTGCCAATGCCAAATCTATCGGCTTTCAAATTCAAACTATTGAAAACCTTTCCTCAGCAGTTCAGCCAACTGTATCAAGGTTGAAAAAATTGTCTGTGAGATTTTTTAGCTTGTCTTGGAAAGCCAAATTGATTGCTAATTTATTACCAAAATATTTAATCAGAAATTCAATCGCTGGTCTATTAATGCCCTTTACTTTGAACCCGGAAGGAGGCTCTTTAGGATATTACAAATTAATTTTAAAACGTCCATGAAAAGCATGGTGGCATCTTTATCTGTATAATCCTTTAGTCCGGTTTCAATTTGGCGATCGAAACTGTTTCGGCTATATTTGAGGTGTACCAGTCGCCCACTATTCCATTCAAGTCGGTCAGCATGGACATCACAGCTACTTGGTATGAAAGCCAGCAGCCAGGACTAGGCGACGAGTTTTTGGATACAATAGCAATTAACCAATATTCAGGTATTATTATGGAAGAATTACTTGCTCTTAAATCTTTGCTCTTGCAGGGTGATATTCCAGAAGCATTGCTAATAATCGAAGAACTGGAAGAAATGAGCCGCGACGACAAAATTAATAACATTCGCAGCTATGCCAAAATTTTACTGCTGCACCTGATTAAGCAGCAAGCTGAAAATCGCACCACTCGTTCTTGGGATGTTTCAATTCGCAATAGTGCCAGGGAAATTCAGGAAAAGAATAAGCGCCATAAGGCAGGGGGCTATTACCTGAACGCGGAAGAATTACGTGAAGTTTTAGAAGCTGCATATCCAATGGCAGCTGATAAAGCATCGCTGGAAGTAGCAGAAGGGCGATATGAGACAGCCGAATTGGAAAATATGGTTAATCGAGAAGAAATTCTGAATCGCGCTTTAGCTTTAATTTCACCTGAAGTATGAGCGACTATTCTTAATTAGGGTTAACTAACCTACTCATTCAGATTCTTTACTTTGCCGATCGGCCTTTTCATTCCTCTCTTGCCATTCCGCATAGAAAAACAAAATCGCCAACAAAATATAACCAACTGCCCAAGAACTTCCCGCACCCCAACCCAACTTAATCACGGTATCGGCAACTGTCCAATTGTAGCTGTGCATTAAACCTACCCAGGAAAGTAAGGCTGCACCTAATGACCAAAATGCTGCTTGACGAAAATTTCGTTCTATGATGTAAACTGCGATCGCAGCCAGAATCATCGCTGAAAAGATAAACCCTTGTTCCAGTGCAAAGGCACCATCGATATAGGTGTCACTCAGTTTAAAGAGAGGGACTAAATCTGCGGTAAAAGGTTTGTCTGGTGTACCCAAACCAGCGGCGCGAAGAGAGTTTTTGGCGATGAGTGCCCCCCAACCCGCGATCGCAGGTAACAACCCCACAACCACTGCTGGCGCGTGATGACGTGGTGTAGCCTCAAAAGCTTGGGCAACAATCACAATACCGATCCAAAGAACGATCGCCATCCCAGCTTCGATCGGCACAAAATATGCTAAAAACGCAACAGTACCGCTCAAACACAGCAAACCCATCACTACACCATTGAGGACAGAATATCCCACCCGCGCCCCCATCGCTTTCCAACCCGGATGACCGATATAGATTGTAGTCGGGAAACAGGAACCGCAGATAGCCGCCACGATCGTACCAATCCCATTTGCCGCCAGACAAGGCGTAGCAGGATAAGTATCCCCCGCTGCTTCCGCACTTTCCAAATTTTGAATACTGCCAACCAGGTTAAATAATCCCATCGGCAAGATAATACTGAGGTAGTCTACCAAAACCCCGCGTGCTTGCCACAAATCTCCCAACCAAAAGCCGGGTAAGTAAACCCCTATTGGTTTTACAGCCTCAACAAATCGGGCGCTATCCCAACTCATCAATCCCGTTCCCCAAGCAAGGGCAATTCCCAGCAACACCGCCAACAAACCACCCGGAATGGCAAACTTTACCCGACCGAAGTAAGTTAGGAGAATCACCCCTAACGGCACTAATCCCACAACTGGATTGGCATAAGTGCGGAAGAGAAAGCCGATCGCAATAAAAGTGAGCGCAATTCCGCCTAAAGTAGAGAGTAGAGCGGCGCGAGGAGCGATTCGACGCAGAGTATTGCCAATCCAAGCACCGCAGAATTCAATCAATCCGCTGCCCAGACAAGCCACCAAACCCGCTTGCCAAGCCAATTCCGCAGCTTGTTCGCTAGAGAAGCCCTTGGCTAAAGCACCCAGCCGCACTGGCAACATCACTAAGAAAACATAGGCAAACAGACTAACAGTGTTGATACCATAAGGCAAAGCTGTGATATCATCTCTCTGTTCCCTTTGCCCCTGTTGGTAAGCCAGCCAACTGTAATAAAAATTACCAACTATCAAACTCAGCGCTATTCCCGGCAGAATGCGTCCGTAAATCAAAGACGGTGGGAAGCCTAGCACCCCCCCGCATAGATTGACAATCAGCAAGATTTGAATAAAATTATCGAGTGCTAGCCCGAAGAATCCATCGATATCTCGGCGAACTAGCCAGCGTGGGAGCGTTGTTGTTTGCATATGTGTTTGAGCTTGTATAGCTATAGTCAGATATGTTAGGACAGTATTGAGCTATTCCCCGCAAGGAAGCGACTGTGTTTCCACTCTTTGCACTCAGCACTTTGCTATATCAGCTTTGGTACAGGGAACGCGATCGCGCAATATTCGTCATTTTCCCCTACTAGGGGGATGACAGAGGTTTAAACTTTTATTTAACGACTCAAAAAATATACTGAAATCTTACATACTTAGCTGAGTCACCTAGAGCAGAAACGATATTATAAATTGGACGTGAGGTAGTAAAAAATAAAGGCAATGCTACATTTGGCCCTGGTGCAAAAGCAAGGATTGTCAAGTGAGCCCAGGCTGCGATTAATAGCTCGCCAAGAATCTGGACATACTTGGGCATTGATGAGCGAATCTGAGATAATTCCGGCAACAGAAGCAGATTCCTACAACGATGGCTTACTGGTTTTAGTACAACTTTCCCCGGCAGGCCAGATTTTGAGCGTTAAAGCTGCCACAGACTGGGTGCTGAATCTGGTGGAAAATTATCTCGCCAGTGGCATAACCCCGGCCTTTTTGCAGCAAGAAAAGGAACGGGTTGAACAAGGGCTGCAATCCCTCACATTAGAAAAGCAAGATTTAGCCCGCCGTTCCGTAGAACTAGAAGCCCGTAGAGAAGAGATTCAACAGTTGGAAATCAAGTTACAAAAACAGGTTCAAGCCTTAGAAGCAGAAAAAGAGGAACTGCTCACCCGCTTTAGCTCCGAACTCGAAGCCTGTCAGCAAAAGGTTCAAGCCTTAGAGGGGAGCAGCTAGGGGCAGAGGGGCGCTTGTGCAGAGGAGCAGAGGGGCAGAGGGGGGGAGAATTTCAAATTTTAGATTTCAGATTTCAAATTTCAAATTTCAAATCTAAAATCTAAAATCTAAAATTCCCCTAGCCCCTAGCCCCTCTTCCCTAGTGGCTCAGGCAGCGCTAATCTGGTGGATGAGTTCTGCTTGTGACCGTTATTCTGGGCTGATTTGGGTTCTTCGGCTACTAAAATTTCCCGAATCAGCCGCGCCACAGCACGCTGGGCTAAACCGCTAGCTACTTGCTGACCCATCTCCTGCGTTTCTGGCTTCACTAGCAATTTGGGAATCAGCGGAAGCAGTTGCGTTGGGTCAAAACCAGGAGTTTCCTGAAGAATCTGCCAAATCCGCTTGATATGTGCCAAACTTTGAGGCGTTTCGCTTGCAACGGGCTTCTCGTTTACCCCTAAGCCAACCCGTTCGCGAAAGGCATAGGTAAAATTTTGGAAGCTATTGCGCGTTAAAGAGTCTAAACCATTGACAATTTCATCGGCCAGGTTTTTGCGAATGAACTCGCCCCGTTCGGAAAACAGAAAGTCTACAGTCTGATTCAACACCTGATTGAGGTCGTAGTCTTGAGAGATACCGGCATTCCGCAGCAAGTTTTCCAAACGATTCCAGCGAAATTTGCCGTCTTTGAACAGGAGATCCCGTAGAGAAGTCCTTAATTCCGACGATGTATCTGTCAGCAGCCTTTTCGCAACGTAGGGATAGGCTTTGCTGAGAACTTTAAAGTTGGGGTCTATTTGGATCGCGATTCCCTCCAAGGTGACGAGGGAGCGAATAATTAGGGCGTAGTAAGCGGGTACGCTGAACGGATATTCGTACATCAACGCCGAGAGCTGATCGGTGATGCTCTTAAAGTTTAGTTCGGCTACACTTGCTCCCAGGGCATCGTTAAATACGGCGGCAAATGCGGGGATGATGGGCGTCAAGTCGGTGTCGGGCGTCAAAAACTCTAAATTGACGTAATCGCGGGCTAAGCCTTCAAAGTCCCGATTGACCAAATGCACGACTGCTTCAATTAAGCCATAACGCTGATAGGGCTTGACTTCGCTCATCATGCCAAAGTCCAGATAAACTAATTTGCCATCTGGGCTGGCTAGCAAATTGCCGGGATGGGGGTCGGCGTGGAAGAAGCCGTGTTCTAGCAGCTGACGCAGGGAACACTGTACTCCTACTTCTATCAAATGACGGGCATCTATTCCCTGTTTCTCGATCGCTTCCAGATTAGTCAACTTGGTGCCGTTTATCCACTCCATCGTCAAAACGCGACGCTGTGTGTATTCCCAGTAAATCTTGGGAATATAGATATCCGGTACATTACCGTATAGCTGCTCAAATCGCTCGGCGTTATGTCCCTCCTGGATGTAGTCCAGTTCTTCAAAGATGCGGCTGCCAAATTCATCCAGGATCGCTACTAAGTCGCTGCGTATCCGTTTAAAGGTCTTCTTCGCCCATGCAGCCAAAGAACGCCCGATGTATAAATCGAGTGCTATTCTCTGGGTAAGGTCGGGTCGCTGTACTTTTACGGCGACAGTTTCACCTGTTTTGAGTTTGCCTTTATAAACTTGGCCCAGAGAAGCAGCCGCCAAGGGTTCTGGCGATAGTTCTGCGTATATTTCTTCGGGTTTTGCACCCAGTTCTTCTTCTATAAACCTGTAAGCTACCTCGTTGGGAAAGGGGGGTAGTTGGTCTTGCAGATTGGTTAATTCTTCCAAGTATAAGGACGGAACTAAGTCTGGGCGGGTGGATAGGGCTTGTCCCACTTTGATGTAGGCTGGGCCTAGTTTGGTCAAGATTTCCCGCAGCTGAACGGCTCGTCGCTTCTGGTTCTTGGCTATGCGCCCCAGCTGACGATCCAACCACAAGTTGGCGGCAAAAGTGACACACGGCCACACTATGCCTACAAATCTTCCCCATACTTGTAATGGACGCTGCTGATAATACTCGGCGATCGCTTCTGGGTCATAGCGTAGCCCTTCTGTTTCCTTCTCTGATGCCACAACAGTAACCCGTTTAGCTGGCGTTGGCGACTGCGATGCCTGTTCTACCGTTACCGTCGGGGCAACAACTTTCGTTGCATCATTCCTCATGGCTGGGTATGCAGGCTTCTGAAGCCTTGCTTCTGAATAAGAATTAGATGAGCTTGGCGATACCGTCTTTAAATTCATGAATAAAACCGAGTCGGGGTCTTTATGTTAAACATTGTAACAATGACTCGGATGAAGACCTCACCTACCCAAACTTACGCTATACCTAATTTGGTCGATTTTAGATTTTAGATTTTGGATTGAGGAATTGCTAAATCCCCCTCTGCCCCTCTGCCCCTCTGCCCCTGTCCCCTCATGCTACTTGGATTGCGGATTGAAAATTTTGCCCTGATCGATCGTCTGGAGCTTGTATTTGGCCCAGGTCTAAATGTGTTGACTGGGGAAACTGGCGCGGGAAAGTCGATTATTCTCGATGCGATCGATGCCGCTTTGGGAGGTAAAGTTACCAGCAGGTCTATTCGGACTGGGGCTATTCGTGCTGTAGTGGAAGCGACTTTTAAGTTGACTGCGGAGTTGGCTGACTGGCTTGCTGAACAAGAAATCGACCTTTTGGATGAAATTTCTTTGGTATGCAGTCGCGAAATGTCTACCAGTCAGGGTGTGCTGCGTAGCAGTCGATCGCGGATCAATGGGGTGGTGGTAAACCGACAGCAGATAGAACAACTGCGATCGCGTTTGGTAGAGATCACCGCTCAAGGTCAAACGGTTCAAATCGGACAGCCAGCACGTCAGCGCCATTGCCTCGATAGTTTCGGCGGTTCCCCCCTACTCCTACAGCGGCGAGAGGTCTTCGCAGCTTTTACAGCCTGCTCTGAGGCACTCTCTCACTTGGAAAATCGTCGCCAGTCCGAGCAGATGCGCTTGCAAAAGTTGGATTTACTGGAATTTCAGCTAAAAGAACTGAGTACCGCTAATCTTCAAGATCCCGATGAATCAGAACATCTCGAACAAGAACGTCAGCGCCTCAGTCACGTTGTAGAATTGCAAAAGCAAAGTTACCAAGTCTATCAAGCTTTATATCAAAATGATGGCGAAGCTGATGCCGCTGCTGACATACTGGGTCAAGCGGAAACAGTTTTGATCGATATGGTGAACTACGATGTCCAGCTGCAACCAATTCTAGATATGGTAAGTGCGGCTCTATCTCAGGTGGAAGAAGCGGGACGACAAATTAATGCCTACGGTGAAGATTTAGAAGCAGATCCCCAACGTCTGGAAACGGTGGAACAGCGAATCCGGGATCTTAAACAAATTTGCCGCAAGTATGGCCCTAGTCTGGGGGAAGCGATCGCATACAGTCAGCGCGTCCAATCTGAGTTGGAGGAACTACAAGGGGGCGGACAATCGATCGAAGTTCTGGAGCAAGTATATCAGGAACGAAAAGCCATACTTGAGAAAGCTTGTGCTAGTCTAACTCAGTTGCGCCGCACTGCCGCCGATGAACTGGAAGCTCGTTTGGTGTCAGAACTTAAGCCCTTGGCGATGGAAAAGGTACAGTTTCAAGTAGAAACTGCGCCCTGTCCGCCTACGTCTTACGGTGCTGACAAGATTGTATTTATGTTTAGCCCCAATCCAGGGGAACCGCTGCATCCGATGACAGAAACTGCCTCTGGCGGGGAAATGAGTCGTTTTCTACTTGCGCTGAAGGCGTGTTTCTCTCAAGTGGATTCTGTGGGAACACTAATATTTGATGAGATTGATGTGGGAGTGTCTGGACGGGTTGCTGTGGCGATCGCTCAAAAGCTCCACCAACTCTCTCAACACCATCAGGTTCTCTGCGTCACCCACCAGCCCCTAGTCGCCGCTATGGCCGATCGTCACTTCCGAGTTGATAAAGAAGTTATCGAGAAGGAGTCAGCAGTCACCAGTCATGAGATATCCAACACTCAGCACTCAGATGTTCGCACCGTCGTGCGGGTATCTGCCCTCGACAATCATCTCACTCGCAGTGAAGAACTGGCTCAGCTAGCTGGCGGAGAGTTTGGCACTGAGGCGATAGCCTTTGCCGAATCTCTTCTGGCACAAGCTGCTTCTCACCGTCAAATGCAGCCATTACCAATTTCTAAACCAAAACCTCTCCCAGACTCAGGATCTCATACTGAGACGGCAATTGACAAAACTTTAAACAATCCTTAACAGTTTGACAACAAAAGAGTTCTAAAGTGTTTATTCAAAGCTCCTGGTTACGAAAATTCTGCAAATGGGAAAAGTTTGGTAATCAGCGGCACAAATATTCCGTGGCATAATGTCAGAATCATAAAATCTCACGGGAGCGTGGAAAAAAAACATATAGTAAACTAATCTGTAAATTAAACTTCTAGCGTTTCACATACCAATCTGTAACTCCAATACTCTATAAACAACTATGATCGCATCCCGTTTGCATCTGCCATCTGTTGCACAGACTGCCACTGTGATAGATGTAGTCCCCTACGTTAAAACTTCCGTGTCTCAAATTGCACCATCGGGTACTCCTGCACCGAGTGTAGTTGATGCAATTCTGGACGTGGAAAATCAGCCTCTGCAACAAATTCCACAAGTGTACGCTCCTGCGCCGAGTGTAATAGGTGCAATTCCAGAAGTAGAGCATCAGCCTGTGCGTAAAATGGCACAAGGGAATATTCATGAAGCTAAGACGATCGATATAGTCCCAGAAGCAGATAATCAGCCGGTGTTTCAAATGGCACAAGGCGATTCTCATGAAGCTAAGGCGATCGATCTTGTCGAGTCAGCAGAAAATCAGTCGGTGTTTCAAATGACACAAGGAGATTCTCATGAAGCTAAGACGATCGATGTAGTCGCACAAGTAAATACTCAGGAAGCTAAGACGATCGATGTAGTCGCCGAAGCAGAGCGTCCGCCCTTGAGTAAAATGACACAAAGTAATACTCAGAAAGGTAAGAGGATATATCATAACGCAGTCGCACAAGCAGAGCATGAGCAGGTGCGTAAAATGACACAAGTAGATACTGATGAGATTAAAACGCTATCGGGTAAGGGAGTTGAGCTAGTCGCGAAAGTTGATAATCCATCGCTGCGTAGAAAAGGACAAGCTCATCCTCAGAAACCGATCGGCGGGGTGGAAAATCAGCAAGTGTATAAAACAAAACCGCATAATGCTCGCGATCGCAAAGTGATTGATGTAGTCCCCCAGGGGGAAAATCCGCCAGTGCATCAACCCCCTGCGGCTCCGACTCCTGAATCGAATCGTGGCGGTGCATTAGCCACAACGGAAGGCTCTTTTTCAACGTTTCTCGCCCCCCTAAACAAAAATTCTTTCAAAGAAGTAGTTACCGGCGTTGAAGACAAACTTCGGGTGATAAATCAAACCCTGACAATGCTGACCGACAGCCAGGGTTTTGATGCCATTCTCCAAGATATGTTGAATGCTATTACCCTGAAAACAGGAGAATTACTGAATGCAGACCGCACGACAATTTATTTAGTAGACGAAGAGAAAAACGAACTGTGGTCAATTGTTGCCAAAGATGAAGAAGGACGCGCTCTAGAAATTCGCTTTCCGGCGACCCAAGGGATTGCAGGCGAAGTAGCCACCTTCGGGAAAGTGATTAATATTCCCTTTGATTTCTATGACGATCCCCGCTCCGCTTTTGCCCAGAAGCAAGACCAAAAAAATGGATACCGCACCTACACGATGCTGGTGATGCCATTATTGAGCGAGCGAGGCGACTTAGTAGCGGTAGTGCAATTAATCAACAAATTAAAGTTGCCAAACGAGCAAACCAAGCATTTAGATGGACGCATCAATCTAAATGGTTTTACTGAGGAAGACGAAAAAGTTTTTGAAGAATTCGCTCCTTCGATTCGCTTAATTCTGGAAAGTTCTAAATCTTTTTATGTAGCTACCCAAAGACAGCGAGCGGCTGATGCGCTGATGAAAGCGAACGAAGCCTTAAGTAAGAGCAGTCTCGACCTAGAAGAAACCCTCGGTCGAGTGATGGATGAAGCCAAGAAATTGATGAATGCCGATCGCAGCACCCTATGGTTAATAGACCACGATCGCAATCAATTATGGACGAAAATTCCCATTAATGGCGAATTAAAAGAACTCTGCATTCCCAGAACGGCGGGATTCGCGGGTATAGTTGCCGAATCCCACGAACCGCTGATGATTGGATTTGATTTGTATGAAGATCCCCGTTCGGAGACTTCCAAACAAACAGATCAAAATTTGGGTTATCGCACTTGCAGTATGTTGTGTATGCCCGTGTTTAACGCAGATCAAGAATTGATTGGCGTCACGCAATTAATCAACAAGAAAAAACAGGGAGATTGGCCTGCATACGATCCCTCTCAATGGCCGAAAGTACCGGAATGCTGGAAAGCAAGTTTTAATCGCAGCGACCAAGAATTCATGCAGATCTTTAATATCCAAGCTGGTGTGGCGCTGCAAAATGCCAAACTCTTTGCCGAGGTCAAGCAACAGCAACAAATGCAGCGAGATATTCTCCGCTGCTTATCCAACGGCGTGATCTCAACAGATAAAGAGGGTAAAGTTATCGCGGCAAATGAAAGTGCGAAGCGATTGCTAGGCTTTGCTGAGGATGAAAAACTGGAAGGAAAACCAATTTACGAATTGGTGCGGATCAAAGGCAAAGAAGAACAAGATGAGGATAAATTTCCCCAATGGTTTAAAACGGCTTTAAACACTACGGATGAGAAAAAGCGCCAGCAATATTACCCAGATCAAGTATTAGAATCCGCCTGTAACGAACAACACAGTGTGAATCTGTCGATTAATACGATCGCCAATGCCAGCGATGCTACTAAAGTTAGCGGCGCTTTAGTGGTGATGGACGACATCAGCGATGAAAAGCGCCTCAAGAGTACGATGTATCGCTACATGACTCAGGAAGTCGCCGAACAACTGCTGGCAAGCGGCGATAATTTCAAGATGGGAGGCGATCGCAAAGAAGTTAGCATTCTGTTCTCAGATATTCGCAGCTACACCACCTTGACCGAAAGCTTGGAGGCGGAAGAAGTGGTGCAAATGCTCAACGAATATTTCGAGTCGATGGTCGATGCTGTCTTTAAGTACAAAGGCACCCTAGACAAATACATTGGCGACGCGCTTATGGCCGTATTTGGTGCGTTCCTGCCATTGCACGATCATGCCTGGATGGCAGTTCAAACAGCAGTGCAAATGCGCCATCGCTTAGCAGCATTCAATTCCAAGCGCCGCGAAAACAATCAGCTAGAAATAAAGGTTGGCATTGGCATCAACTCCGGCTCAGTTATCAGTGGCAATATTGGTTCTTCTCAGCGCATGGAACTCACTTCTATCGGCGATGAAGTCAACTTGGCGTCGCGCTTGGAAGGTGCTAGTAAGCAATATGGCTGTGACATTGTGATTAGCCAAAATACCTTTGAGCCATGTGCCGATCGCATCTGGTACAGGGAGCTTGACTTTATTCGCGTCAAGGGAAAAGATAAACCAGTGAGAGTTTATGAACTGGTTGGTTTGCGCGACGAGCAAATTTCAGACGAGAAGCACAATTTGATCGACACTTACCATAAAGGACGCAAACATTACCTCAATCAGGAATTTAGGAAAGCAATGAATGAGTTTGCCATAATTCTGGAAGATATGAGCGTTCCTGATAAATCAGCTTCCTTGTACCTGAAGCGCTGTCAGTACTGGCTGGATCATCCCGAATTCGTAGAGACACAATGGGACGATGGCGTCTGGACTCTCACAGAAAAATAGGGCATTCGCTTTAGCGTTCTTATCCCAGTTGTAATTAAGAGCGCTAAAGCGCAACAACGTACCCAGAAAGCAAGTAACTAGCAACTTGAGTTAAGTAGTCGGACAAAAGTAAACGATACTGTGTTAACTTTTGTAAAAGCTACGCAATCGCTGACAGCACGCTGATTGAGCATCTTCATAAAACTTAAGACAGTTAACATTATTTATGTCCGACTACTTACTACCCAAAGTCTTCTTCTTGCCAGCTAGTATTGGCATAATCACCAGTAGCAAGGCGTGAAATGGCCCGATCGATCGTTTCCAAACCTTGTTCCACTGTTTCTATCAGAGCTAGCTTACCCCGCAAGTCCGCAGCACCAACAAAACCTTTAGCATACCAAGTCATGTGCTTGCGAGATTGCCGAATTCCCCGTTCTCCCTTATATTCCCACAGCGCTTGCAGATGATCCTTAGCACATTCCAGCCGTTGAATTGGCGTCGGAGTTTCCTTATTTTTACCAGTTTTCAAGAAATAGTCAACTTCTCCTACTAAAAACGGATAACCAAGCGTTCCTCGCGAACACATCACGCCATCAGCACCAGTTTCTTCCAAACAACGTACAGCAGCTTCCACAGAAAAAATATCGCCATTAGCAATAACTGGAATAGAGAGAATTTCCTTAACTTTGCGAATCCATTCCCACTTTGCAGAACCATTATAACCTTGAGCGCGGGTGCGACCGTGTACGGTAATCATTTTTGCACCAGCATCTTCCATACGTTTGGCAAAATCGAGAATAGTAATTTCTTTATCTGACCAACCGATGCGAGTTTTAACTGTTACTGGCACATCCACAGCTTTCACTACTTGCCGGACAATTGCCTCAGCAACTTCCGGTTGTCGCAATAAGGAAGAACCGCCGCCATTTTTAGTAATTTTGTTGACCGGACAACCCATGTTAATATCTACTGTATCAGCACCTTCTTTTACTGCCATAACAGCAGCTTCAGCTAAGAAATCTGGACGACAGTCAAATAGTTGAATGCTGATAGGTCTTTCGTTCGGGTCTACCTCCATAATTTTGGGCAACTGTTTGACATAATGCAGTCCCGTCGCGTTCACCATTTCCGTGTACATCATCGAGTCTGGCGCATAGCGACGCACTAGGCGACGGAATACCAAGTCAGTCACGCCTGAGAGGGGGGACTGTAGCACGCGGCTATTTACTTCAAAAGAGCCGATTTTGAGGGGGGTGGAGAGTCTGGTTTGGAGACTGGGAGA from Argonema galeatum A003/A1 harbors:
- a CDS encoding DUF29 family protein, giving the protein MEELLALKSLLLQGDIPEALLIIEELEEMSRDDKINNIRSYAKILLLHLIKQQAENRTTRSWDVSIRNSAREIQEKNKRHKAGGYYLNAEELREVLEAAYPMAADKASLEVAEGRYETAELENMVNREEILNRALALISPEV
- a CDS encoding ABC1 kinase family protein, coding for MNLKTVSPSSSNSYSEARLQKPAYPAMRNDATKVVAPTVTVEQASQSPTPAKRVTVVASEKETEGLRYDPEAIAEYYQQRPLQVWGRFVGIVWPCVTFAANLWLDRQLGRIAKNQKRRAVQLREILTKLGPAYIKVGQALSTRPDLVPSLYLEELTNLQDQLPPFPNEVAYRFIEEELGAKPEEIYAELSPEPLAAASLGQVYKGKLKTGETVAVKVQRPDLTQRIALDLYIGRSLAAWAKKTFKRIRSDLVAILDEFGSRIFEELDYIQEGHNAERFEQLYGNVPDIYIPKIYWEYTQRRVLTMEWINGTKLTNLEAIEKQGIDARHLIEVGVQCSLRQLLEHGFFHADPHPGNLLASPDGKLVYLDFGMMSEVKPYQRYGLIEAVVHLVNRDFEGLARDYVNLEFLTPDTDLTPIIPAFAAVFNDALGASVAELNFKSITDQLSALMYEYPFSVPAYYALIIRSLVTLEGIAIQIDPNFKVLSKAYPYVAKRLLTDTSSELRTSLRDLLFKDGKFRWNRLENLLRNAGISQDYDLNQVLNQTVDFLFSERGEFIRKNLADEIVNGLDSLTRNSFQNFTYAFRERVGLGVNEKPVASETPQSLAHIKRIWQILQETPGFDPTQLLPLIPKLLVKPETQEMGQQVASGLAQRAVARLIREILVAEEPKSAQNNGHKQNSSTRLALPEPLGKRG
- the recN gene encoding DNA repair protein RecN, which translates into the protein MLLGLRIENFALIDRLELVFGPGLNVLTGETGAGKSIILDAIDAALGGKVTSRSIRTGAIRAVVEATFKLTAELADWLAEQEIDLLDEISLVCSREMSTSQGVLRSSRSRINGVVVNRQQIEQLRSRLVEITAQGQTVQIGQPARQRHCLDSFGGSPLLLQRREVFAAFTACSEALSHLENRRQSEQMRLQKLDLLEFQLKELSTANLQDPDESEHLEQERQRLSHVVELQKQSYQVYQALYQNDGEADAAADILGQAETVLIDMVNYDVQLQPILDMVSAALSQVEEAGRQINAYGEDLEADPQRLETVEQRIRDLKQICRKYGPSLGEAIAYSQRVQSELEELQGGGQSIEVLEQVYQERKAILEKACASLTQLRRTAADELEARLVSELKPLAMEKVQFQVETAPCPPTSYGADKIVFMFSPNPGEPLHPMTETASGGEMSRFLLALKACFSQVDSVGTLIFDEIDVGVSGRVAVAIAQKLHQLSQHHQVLCVTHQPLVAAMADRHFRVDKEVIEKESAVTSHEISNTQHSDVRTVVRVSALDNHLTRSEELAQLAGGEFGTEAIAFAESLLAQAASHRQMQPLPISKPKPLPDSGSHTETAIDKTLNNP
- a CDS encoding GAF domain-containing protein, coding for MHQPPAAPTPESNRGGALATTEGSFSTFLAPLNKNSFKEVVTGVEDKLRVINQTLTMLTDSQGFDAILQDMLNAITLKTGELLNADRTTIYLVDEEKNELWSIVAKDEEGRALEIRFPATQGIAGEVATFGKVINIPFDFYDDPRSAFAQKQDQKNGYRTYTMLVMPLLSERGDLVAVVQLINKLKLPNEQTKHLDGRINLNGFTEEDEKVFEEFAPSIRLILESSKSFYVATQRQRAADALMKANEALSKSSLDLEETLGRVMDEAKKLMNADRSTLWLIDHDRNQLWTKIPINGELKELCIPRTAGFAGIVAESHEPLMIGFDLYEDPRSETSKQTDQNLGYRTCSMLCMPVFNADQELIGVTQLINKKKQGDWPAYDPSQWPKVPECWKASFNRSDQEFMQIFNIQAGVALQNAKLFAEVKQQQQMQRDILRCLSNGVISTDKEGKVIAANESAKRLLGFAEDEKLEGKPIYELVRIKGKEEQDEDKFPQWFKTALNTTDEKKRQQYYPDQVLESACNEQHSVNLSINTIANASDATKVSGALVVMDDISDEKRLKSTMYRYMTQEVAEQLLASGDNFKMGGDRKEVSILFSDIRSYTTLTESLEAEEVVQMLNEYFESMVDAVFKYKGTLDKYIGDALMAVFGAFLPLHDHAWMAVQTAVQMRHRLAAFNSKRRENNQLEIKVGIGINSGSVISGNIGSSQRMELTSIGDEVNLASRLEGASKQYGCDIVISQNTFEPCADRIWYRELDFIRVKGKDKPVRVYELVGLRDEQISDEKHNLIDTYHKGRKHYLNQEFRKAMNEFAIILEDMSVPDKSASLYLKRCQYWLDHPEFVETQWDDGVWTLTEK
- the dusB gene encoding tRNA dihydrouridine synthase DusB; this encodes MLSLSPSLQTRLSTPLKIGSFEVNSRVLQSPLSGVTDLVFRRLVRRYAPDSMMYTEMVNATGLHYVKQLPKIMEVDPNERPISIQLFDCRPDFLAEAAVMAVKEGADTVDINMGCPVNKITKNGGGSSLLRQPEVAEAIVRQVVKAVDVPVTVKTRIGWSDKEITILDFAKRMEDAGAKMITVHGRTRAQGYNGSAKWEWIRKVKEILSIPVIANGDIFSVEAAVRCLEETGADGVMCSRGTLGYPFLVGEVDYFLKTGKNKETPTPIQRLECAKDHLQALWEYKGERGIRQSRKHMTWYAKGFVGAADLRGKLALIETVEQGLETIDRAISRLATGDYANTSWQEEDFG